In a genomic window of Littorina saxatilis isolate snail1 linkage group LG6, US_GU_Lsax_2.0, whole genome shotgun sequence:
- the LOC138969005 gene encoding uncharacterized protein codes for MRRGGSLGWWTFLLSLICVSSFVPGAYGQDESGCQLPLSLLGTWYRTNTGSPITFNHTAMLGHQLAAAGELFTEFTCEYSFEFQYVFAVRNVDASQVDAYFCWKLVRSTDMSFLLYPLTPTADNGSYIGERVVQRPKTDPVPPVAEVCSLHPDNVLPTMLYKWPSGIGDIDVTQIASSKTQCPNDLLASFDYIKDNSGCSSSDSELDFCKDRATAHVNYTTCGTKILFSEKGVLSCTAFFKYGVSTYAMLVNHDSQVNAPFRRFACMKITKHGDGQSAIVYPGDCSAANGSQELKLYITSRYTSRINRVCMGCGKRKLVCLRM; via the exons ATGAGGCGAGGTGGGTCGCTGGGGTGGTGGACTTTTCTTCTGTCGTTGATTTGTGTTTCCTCATTCG TTCCGGGTGCCTACGGCCAGGATGAGAGTGGATGCCAGCTACCCCTTTCACTGCTGGGTACGTGGTACAGAACTAACACTGGGAGCCCCATCACTTTCAACCACACAGCAATGCTCGGACATCAACTGGCGGCGGCAGGGGAATTGTTTACCGAGTTTACCTGCGAATATAGTTTTGAATTTCAATACGTTTT CGCCGTTCGCAACGTAGATGCGAGCCAAGTCGACGCCTACTTTTGCTGGAAGCTGGTTAGATCAACCGATATGTCATTTCTCCTTTACCCTCTGACAC CCACCGCAGACAACGGATCATACATAGGTGAACGAGTGGTTCAAAGGCCGAAAACGGACCCTGTTCCGCCTGTGGCGGAGGTGTGCTCGCTGCATCCGGACAACGTTCTTCCCACCATGCTCTACAAAT gGCCTAGCGGTATTGGCGACATTGACGTCACACAAATTGCGTCATCAAAGACCCAGTGCCCCAATGATCTACTTGCTTCATTTGATTATATCAAAGACAACAGTGGGTGCAGCAGCTCGGACTCTGAACTGGACTTTTGTAAGGACCGCGCAACGGCGCACGTTAACTACACAACATGCGGGACAAAGATTCTATTTTCTG AAAAAGGTGTGTTGAGTTGTACGGCGTTCTTCAAGTACGGTGTCTCCACCTATGCCATGCTGGTTAACCACGACAGCCAAGTCAACGCCCCTTTTCGTCGCTTCGCGTGCATG aaaataACAAAGCATGGGGATGGACAATCTGCGATAGTATATCCAGGAGACTGCTCTGCTGCAAATGGTTCGCAGGAGCTCAAGCTGTATATTACAAGTAGGTATACATCTAGAATTAATCGTGTATGCATGGGCTGTGGCAAGCGTAAGTTGGTATGTTTACGTATGTGA